From Pseudomonas fluorescens, one genomic window encodes:
- a CDS encoding PDR/VanB family oxidoreductase: MISVRIADRKCEAHNIFSFELVSASGEALPPFSAGSHIDVHLPNGLIRQYSLFNSSQADHSYKIAVLLAPEGRGGSSAMHQLQIGQELKISQPRNLFPLSHEARRTLLFAGGIGITPILSMAERLSQIGTEFELHYYSRSSEHAAFAEQLKNCSFSDRVNLYFDSEPDTKPDLASMLANRALDEHLFVCGPTGFMDFVLDTARTAGWGEARLHREYFANEAADTDSNQAFEITIASTQQVLNVPAERSILQVLMENDIEIPYSCEQGVCGTCLVRVLEGTPDHRDLYLSASERSANDQILTCCSRAHGKKLVLDI, translated from the coding sequence GTGATAAGTGTCAGGATTGCCGACCGTAAGTGCGAAGCCCATAATATTTTCAGTTTTGAACTGGTGTCTGCCAGTGGAGAGGCGTTGCCACCTTTTAGCGCAGGCTCTCATATCGACGTCCATCTTCCCAATGGATTGATTCGGCAGTACTCATTGTTCAATAGTTCGCAAGCTGATCACAGCTATAAAATTGCCGTCTTGCTGGCCCCCGAAGGTCGCGGTGGCTCTAGCGCAATGCATCAGTTACAAATTGGCCAGGAACTAAAGATCAGCCAACCCCGAAACCTGTTTCCTTTAAGCCATGAGGCGAGGAGGACACTGTTGTTCGCTGGAGGCATCGGTATCACGCCGATACTTAGCATGGCTGAGAGACTGTCTCAGATAGGTACCGAATTCGAACTACACTATTACAGTCGATCCTCGGAACATGCTGCATTTGCAGAGCAGCTAAAAAATTGCAGTTTCTCTGATCGGGTCAACCTGTATTTTGACTCAGAGCCGGATACTAAACCTGACCTGGCCTCGATGCTGGCAAACCGAGCCCTCGATGAACATCTCTTCGTCTGCGGACCCACCGGTTTCATGGACTTCGTCCTGGATACTGCCCGTACTGCAGGCTGGGGAGAGGCCCGACTGCATAGAGAATATTTTGCCAACGAGGCCGCTGATACTGATTCAAATCAAGCTTTTGAAATCACCATTGCCAGTACCCAACAGGTATTGAATGTACCTGCAGAGCGCAGCATCCTGCAGGTGCTGATGGAGAACGACATTGAAATCCCTTACTCCTGTGAGCAGGGTGTATGTGGAACCTGTCTTGTGCGGGTGCTGGAAGGCACGCCGGATCATCGTGACCTTTATCTTTCGGCTAGCGAGAGAAGTGCGAATGATCAGATTCTGACATGTTGTTCCCGAGCGCATGGGAAAAAGCTCGTGCTGGATATTTGA
- a CDS encoding efflux transporter outer membrane subunit — MHPPPRFAILLCLGMVAGCTVGPDYSAPSVALPEHFSAQTVRQVGAAEADLAAWWSAFNDPMLSQLVNLALQQNLDLAQASARIEQARAGLGAADAALLPSASVNGQAARARQSLETPLGQVLNSDPSYNRYGSAYEANLNASWELDVFGGLRRGQEAAFADYQASQAGAVATRLAVVAQTADLYLSIRGLQARLEIARHQVDTRQQLLTTIEHLYAKGLAAELQLNQTQGALNQAQATIPVLQTGLDAALNALDVMLGKAPGTYRAQLTQPAPIPNVPGLSDMGAPQDLLRRRPDLIVAERRLAASNARIGEAMSEYYPKLSVGALLGSATSVSTANLFSNGASQASAVLGLRWRLFDFGRINAQIDLAKGQEAEALAAYRQSVLRACEEVESAFSALIHSEQQSAQLALGESAYGKARATSFIAYEKGVVSLIEVLDADEHLLAASDAKAQAQTASARAAVATFKALGGGWQREASGGRVGSRTLQE, encoded by the coding sequence ATGCACCCTCCTCCTCGTTTTGCCATCCTGCTGTGTCTGGGCATGGTTGCCGGCTGCACGGTTGGCCCCGACTACTCGGCACCCAGTGTGGCATTGCCTGAGCATTTCTCAGCACAAACGGTACGCCAGGTGGGCGCCGCAGAGGCAGATCTCGCGGCCTGGTGGAGTGCATTCAATGACCCGATGCTCAGTCAGCTGGTCAATCTGGCACTGCAACAGAACCTCGATCTGGCCCAGGCGAGCGCCAGGATTGAGCAGGCTCGCGCCGGTCTGGGCGCCGCTGACGCGGCCCTGCTGCCGTCGGCCAGCGTCAACGGGCAAGCGGCCCGGGCCCGCCAGTCGCTGGAAACGCCGTTGGGTCAGGTGCTGAATTCCGATCCTTCTTACAATCGCTACGGCAGTGCGTATGAGGCGAATCTGAATGCCAGCTGGGAGCTGGATGTATTTGGCGGATTGCGCCGAGGCCAGGAAGCCGCCTTCGCCGATTACCAGGCCTCGCAAGCCGGAGCGGTTGCGACACGCCTGGCCGTGGTGGCCCAGACAGCCGATCTCTACCTCAGTATCCGTGGCCTTCAGGCACGCCTGGAAATAGCCCGGCATCAAGTCGACACACGACAACAACTGCTCACCACCATCGAACACCTCTACGCAAAAGGCCTGGCAGCCGAACTGCAATTGAACCAGACCCAGGGCGCGCTGAATCAGGCGCAGGCGACGATTCCGGTCCTGCAAACAGGCCTCGACGCAGCCTTGAATGCGCTGGACGTGATGCTGGGCAAGGCCCCGGGAACTTACCGCGCGCAACTGACCCAACCCGCACCGATCCCCAATGTGCCCGGCCTCTCGGACATGGGTGCTCCGCAAGACCTGCTGCGCCGGCGCCCGGACCTGATCGTCGCCGAGCGGCGCCTGGCGGCCTCCAACGCACGCATCGGCGAAGCCATGTCCGAGTACTACCCCAAGCTGTCGGTGGGCGCGCTGCTCGGCAGTGCCACCTCGGTATCCACCGCGAACCTGTTCAGCAACGGCGCCAGCCAGGCTTCGGCGGTCCTTGGGTTGCGTTGGAGGCTGTTCGATTTTGGCCGCATCAATGCGCAGATTGATTTGGCAAAAGGTCAGGAAGCCGAGGCCCTGGCCGCTTACCGGCAATCCGTCCTGCGGGCCTGCGAAGAGGTTGAAAGCGCTTTTTCCGCGCTGATCCACAGCGAGCAACAATCAGCCCAACTCGCCCTGGGTGAGTCGGCGTATGGCAAAGCCCGAGCGACCTCGTTTATCGCCTATGAAAAAGGCGTGGTCAGCCTGATCGAAGTGCTGGATGCGGACGAACATCTTCTCGCGGCTTCCGATGCCAAGGCCCAGGCACAAACCGCGTCAGCTCGTGCGGCAGTGGCCACGTTCAAGGCATTGGGGGGTGGCTGGCAGCGGGAAGCATCAGGTGGGCGTGTCGGATCAAGGACTCTGCAAGAATGA
- a CDS encoding TetR/AcrR family transcriptional regulator, which translates to MNQPSVPSPSTRGPADHDIRDQIVAAANEHFSQYGYGKTTVSDLAKAIGFSKAYIYKFFESKQAIGEAICSNCLSQIVAAVEQAISVEGISATERFRRLVKTVIATGVSLFFNDRKLYDIAAFSASESWPSSQVYDARIKRFILQIVREGRELGEFERKTPLDETVEAIHLALRPFVNPLLLQHNLDFVEEAPSLISNLVLRSLMP; encoded by the coding sequence ATGAATCAGCCATCAGTTCCTTCGCCCAGCACCCGTGGCCCAGCCGATCACGACATTCGAGACCAGATTGTCGCGGCGGCCAACGAGCATTTCAGTCAGTACGGTTATGGCAAAACCACGGTTTCCGACCTGGCCAAAGCCATCGGTTTCTCCAAGGCGTACATTTACAAGTTCTTTGAATCCAAGCAGGCGATTGGTGAAGCCATCTGCAGCAACTGCCTGAGTCAAATTGTGGCGGCCGTTGAGCAGGCGATCAGTGTGGAGGGTATTTCGGCCACTGAACGCTTTCGGCGCCTGGTCAAAACCGTGATCGCAACCGGTGTGAGCCTGTTCTTCAACGACCGCAAACTCTATGACATCGCGGCGTTTTCAGCGTCGGAGAGCTGGCCCAGCTCGCAAGTCTATGACGCCCGGATCAAACGCTTCATTCTGCAAATCGTGCGTGAGGGGCGAGAGCTCGGCGAGTTTGAACGCAAGACGCCGCTGGACGAAACGGTCGAGGCCATTCATCTCGCGCTGCGACCCTTCGTCAATCCTCTGCTGTTGCAGCACAACCTCGATTTTGTTGAAGAAGCCCCGTCTCTCATCTCCAATCTTGTACTGCGCAGCCTGATGCCTTGA
- a CDS encoding SDR family NAD(P)-dependent oxidoreductase — translation MKLEGKVAFVTGAASGIGAATVELFVSEGATVIAADLSLAKLTDRFQDPRIECVELDVSNSQLVNTVFSSVNKKYGKLDILINAAGINAPTKEANDKLVKANISAFDAAARGERFLPAFLEDTTDEEFAKVLAVNLAGTFYCLRAAAPLLKKAGGGSVVNISSVAALVGVPMPLYYPASKAAVLGMTRSAAGELAPHNIRVNAVAPGAVDTPLLSSQPPEIMEKIIAMQPIPRAAQPSEIAQTLLFLASDDGAYYTGQTLCPSGGIYM, via the coding sequence ATGAAACTTGAAGGGAAAGTCGCTTTTGTTACCGGTGCCGCATCGGGTATTGGTGCCGCAACGGTTGAGCTTTTTGTATCAGAGGGTGCTACTGTCATTGCCGCAGATCTGTCCCTGGCAAAGTTGACCGACAGGTTTCAAGATCCACGGATTGAGTGCGTGGAGTTGGACGTGAGTAATAGTCAGCTCGTCAACACGGTGTTTTCCAGCGTCAATAAAAAGTACGGCAAGCTCGATATTCTGATTAACGCTGCCGGCATCAATGCGCCGACCAAGGAAGCGAACGATAAGTTGGTGAAAGCCAATATCAGCGCTTTTGACGCCGCTGCTCGAGGTGAGCGATTTCTCCCTGCGTTTCTCGAAGATACGACAGATGAAGAGTTCGCTAAAGTCCTGGCTGTCAACCTGGCCGGTACTTTTTATTGCCTGAGAGCAGCCGCGCCCCTCCTGAAAAAAGCCGGCGGCGGGTCGGTAGTCAATATCTCGAGCGTGGCCGCTCTGGTCGGCGTGCCCATGCCTCTTTATTACCCAGCTTCAAAGGCCGCTGTCCTTGGCATGACCCGTTCAGCTGCCGGCGAGTTGGCACCTCACAACATTCGTGTCAATGCGGTAGCCCCTGGGGCCGTCGATACCCCGCTGCTGAGTTCACAGCCTCCGGAAATCATGGAGAAAATCATCGCAATGCAACCTATCCCAAGAGCCGCACAGCCATCCGAAATCGCCCAAACGTTGCTGTTTCTCGCCAGTGACGATGGCGCGTATTACACGGGGCAAACGCTCTGCCCATCCGGCGGCATTTACATGTAA
- a CDS encoding serine hydrolase domain-containing protein: protein MPNNNKCFDPAALQRLDDAIKNDIEAGLYDGANIILARHGQIGYEASIGWADKENGRHATPDDIYRVFSLTKAFTNVMVLQAIDRGILSLTTKVVDLIPEFYGRDRFRSGRKDRINLAHLLTHRAGLVPTPCPLPYDQLGDMNAVVDAICQLDVTGEPGVTLNYSPTLNHVLMAEMVRRASGANRFKDLLQNNLFDSLGMSSTALGAPDAWSDRYVPIRARFPDGGWLSVADIEVMNDIINSEAEMPWVGAVSTARDVFKFAEMLRSAVKGAEGTIISSAMMDVATTNQTGDQPSDLYKALAEARGWEVPPANFGLGFALSGSGLYPSYFGPTTSPRTFGNYGAGSTLFWVDPAREVTFVCLTAGIMEESGNLLRFQRLSTLAIAAAI from the coding sequence ATGCCAAACAACAATAAATGTTTTGACCCTGCTGCTTTGCAACGCCTGGACGATGCCATCAAGAATGATATCGAGGCGGGGTTGTACGACGGCGCCAATATAATCCTGGCACGCCATGGTCAGATTGGCTATGAAGCCTCCATTGGCTGGGCCGATAAAGAGAACGGTCGACATGCCACGCCGGATGATATTTATCGGGTGTTTTCCCTCACCAAGGCGTTTACCAATGTCATGGTGCTTCAGGCCATCGACCGGGGCATCTTGTCACTGACCACCAAGGTCGTCGACTTGATTCCCGAGTTCTATGGCCGGGATCGATTCCGCAGTGGGCGCAAAGACAGAATCAACCTGGCGCATCTGCTCACTCATCGTGCTGGCCTGGTTCCGACGCCTTGCCCGCTTCCCTACGACCAACTGGGCGATATGAATGCCGTGGTTGATGCAATCTGTCAGCTGGATGTGACAGGTGAACCCGGGGTAACGCTCAATTATTCCCCGACGCTGAACCACGTACTGATGGCTGAAATGGTTCGGCGCGCCAGTGGCGCAAATCGGTTCAAAGATCTACTGCAGAACAATCTCTTCGATTCCCTGGGAATGTCCAGTACCGCTCTGGGGGCTCCTGATGCGTGGAGCGATCGGTATGTCCCGATCAGAGCCAGGTTTCCCGATGGTGGTTGGCTCTCGGTGGCAGATATCGAGGTGATGAACGACATTATCAACAGTGAGGCTGAGATGCCTTGGGTTGGAGCGGTATCAACCGCCAGAGATGTATTCAAGTTTGCCGAAATGCTGCGCTCCGCCGTCAAAGGCGCTGAGGGCACGATCATAAGCTCGGCGATGATGGACGTCGCAACGACCAATCAGACGGGTGACCAGCCAAGCGACCTCTATAAAGCGCTGGCGGAAGCACGGGGTTGGGAAGTACCTCCTGCCAACTTCGGCTTGGGGTTTGCACTTTCAGGATCCGGTCTCTATCCGTCCTATTTTGGACCCACTACCAGCCCCCGGACATTCGGAAACTACGGTGCTGGCTCCACGCTTTTCTGGGTTGATCCGGCACGGGAAGTCACCTTCGTATGCCTGACCGCCGGGATCATGGAGGAAAGCGGAAATCTTCTGAGATTTCAGCGCCTTTCAACCTTGGCTATCGCTGCAGCCATCTAA
- a CDS encoding SphA family protein: MYCVVRISKISSVAAILIISLNVKAAESISPAGPIGGTDIRSALLPPPGNYGAAVAGGMNIDKWYSSDGESMDADGHVYFAGTGLLHVYEQTLLSGTIASSLYLGALETCFGISKVSCDSGIQDIYSDVFAWSLFNPAKNFSPDSPIPYGTAYWVGLGLNIPTGDFKKDRVPNVGSNFYTISPNVGITHTMPSILPKGAGDATELSARLFFNYYTENPDTDYQSGYVVSLDFAGTQRSGPWQYGITGTAYKQLNDDTLNGENLGNGGNRAALLSVGPLLAYDFNIDGKPYNLMAKFLTSAWGENTTGVSGLTLRLATEL, encoded by the coding sequence ATGTACTGCGTCGTGCGAATTTCAAAAATTTCATCCGTTGCTGCAATATTGATTATTTCATTAAATGTGAAGGCCGCAGAATCCATCTCCCCCGCAGGGCCTATCGGAGGAACCGATATACGATCGGCATTACTTCCTCCGCCGGGCAACTACGGTGCTGCTGTCGCCGGGGGTATGAATATTGATAAGTGGTACTCGTCCGACGGCGAGTCAATGGATGCGGATGGGCATGTTTACTTTGCGGGTACAGGTTTGCTGCACGTCTATGAGCAGACCTTGCTGTCTGGGACTATCGCTTCCAGTCTCTACCTGGGTGCGCTGGAAACGTGCTTCGGTATTTCCAAAGTGTCCTGTGACTCAGGTATTCAAGACATCTACTCTGATGTATTCGCCTGGAGTCTGTTCAACCCGGCGAAAAATTTTTCACCGGATAGCCCCATACCCTATGGCACAGCGTATTGGGTCGGACTGGGCTTGAATATTCCAACCGGAGATTTCAAGAAGGACCGAGTGCCCAACGTAGGTTCCAATTTTTACACGATCTCGCCAAACGTAGGCATCACACATACCATGCCCAGCATTTTGCCCAAAGGGGCAGGGGACGCTACAGAGCTAAGTGCGAGGCTCTTCTTCAATTACTATACGGAGAATCCTGATACTGATTACCAGTCGGGCTATGTCGTAAGCCTGGATTTTGCGGGCACTCAACGTAGTGGGCCATGGCAATACGGTATTACGGGGACCGCCTATAAGCAGCTCAATGATGACACGCTGAATGGCGAGAATTTGGGCAATGGCGGCAATCGTGCTGCGTTACTCAGTGTGGGTCCCTTGCTTGCCTATGATTTCAACATTGATGGTAAACCATACAATTTGATGGCCAAGTTCCTCACCTCGGCGTGGGGAGAAAATACCACCGGGGTAAGTGGTCTAACACTTCGTTTGGCAACCGAACTTTAA
- a CDS encoding efflux RND transporter periplasmic adaptor subunit, with amino-acid sequence MIQRHRMSLIFIVLLPFALTACNQATPADPRLQVPLVRIDVVQPSAPATRQFTGIVAARVQSDLGFRVPGKVLERLVDAGQSVKRGQPLMRIDANDLKLTARAQQESVLAAMARARQASDDELRYRDLVSVGAVSASAYAGIKAAADSANAQLNAAQAQADVAKNATGYSTLLADADGVVVDTLAEPGQVVGAGQVVVRVAHSGQREAVIQLPETLRPALGSVATVALYGQNQRAGSARLRQLADSADRQTRTFEARYVLEGAFSSATLGSTISVAIADTDGVDARELQVPMGALYDAGKGPGVWVVGGEPQQVAWRPIQVRSLNNEGSVRVTGDLRVGDRVVALGAHLLSEGDEVRTEPAGATQKAVVEVSR; translated from the coding sequence ATGATTCAGCGCCACCGCATGTCACTCATTTTCATTGTCTTGTTGCCGTTTGCCCTGACGGCGTGCAACCAGGCCACGCCTGCCGATCCCCGCCTTCAAGTGCCCTTGGTGCGCATCGACGTGGTCCAGCCTTCTGCGCCCGCGACCCGGCAATTCACCGGTATCGTCGCGGCGCGCGTGCAGAGTGATCTGGGGTTTCGGGTGCCAGGCAAAGTCCTGGAACGCTTGGTGGACGCCGGTCAGAGTGTCAAGCGCGGGCAGCCGCTCATGCGCATCGATGCCAACGACCTGAAATTAACCGCCAGGGCGCAGCAGGAGTCGGTACTGGCCGCGATGGCCCGGGCCCGCCAGGCCTCCGATGACGAGCTGCGCTACCGTGACCTGGTCTCCGTCGGCGCGGTCTCCGCCTCGGCTTACGCAGGGATCAAAGCGGCGGCCGACTCGGCCAACGCTCAGCTCAACGCGGCCCAGGCCCAGGCTGACGTGGCAAAAAACGCGACCGGCTATTCAACGCTGCTGGCCGATGCTGACGGAGTGGTCGTGGATACCCTTGCGGAACCGGGGCAGGTGGTTGGTGCAGGGCAGGTGGTGGTGCGCGTTGCCCATTCCGGGCAGCGCGAGGCGGTGATTCAGTTACCCGAGACACTGCGTCCTGCGCTGGGCTCGGTGGCGACGGTTGCACTCTACGGGCAGAACCAGCGTGCAGGCAGCGCCCGACTCCGGCAGTTGGCCGACTCCGCGGACCGCCAGACCCGAACCTTTGAAGCCCGTTATGTGCTGGAAGGTGCGTTCTCCAGTGCCACCCTGGGTTCAACGATCTCTGTGGCGATCGCCGACACCGATGGGGTTGATGCCAGGGAGCTGCAGGTGCCAATGGGCGCCCTTTACGATGCGGGTAAAGGCCCAGGTGTCTGGGTGGTTGGAGGAGAGCCACAGCAGGTGGCCTGGCGCCCGATCCAGGTGCGCAGCCTGAATAACGAGGGCAGTGTGCGGGTGACGGGTGATCTGCGGGTGGGGGATCGTGTCGTCGCTTTGGGCGCGCACCTTTTGAGCGAGGGCGACGAGGTCAGGACTGAGCCTGCCGGCGCCACGCAAAAAGCCGTGGTTGAGGTGAGTCGATGA
- a CDS encoding cytochrome P450, which yields MSRCPFNHSAPAEFDLFSNFYLNDPAAVFPGARENTPVFWYEPIGAWIITRRADVDAALMDWELWSCKSNGAFIEIPAEYSSIVSSELMSEIMISMDPPKHTAARKVAQKGFLKPNIAKLAPEIEVRANKILDKLAPAGAAEFMESYCLELTTQTLMALLALPPEDEGFIRQLRDDHFRVLASGREPIPEPERSTVWQRYAAAQLHLRKLVDERRESKESDIISIMASARESDGSYALSKERIAMHLTEFAAAGTDTTAQAMANGITFLSQHPDQLADALADASLWPKVFEETVRRRPSAPFSSRVATRDTEVAGVKIKQGDFVWLALVSANTDPAGVVDPMAFNIHREVLDEQSHYAFTKGRHTCLGAPLGRLQGTIGLRVAYERLKSLRTKPDQALDFLPLALLPIRRSLQVQWDAA from the coding sequence ATGAGTCGTTGCCCTTTTAATCACTCCGCCCCGGCAGAGTTCGACCTCTTCAGCAATTTCTATTTGAATGATCCTGCAGCTGTGTTCCCGGGCGCCAGGGAAAATACCCCGGTGTTTTGGTATGAGCCCATAGGCGCTTGGATCATTACCCGTCGTGCCGACGTTGACGCAGCTCTGATGGATTGGGAACTGTGGTCATGCAAGTCCAACGGCGCGTTCATTGAGATCCCGGCTGAGTACTCTTCTATCGTGAGTTCCGAGCTTATGAGCGAGATCATGATCAGCATGGACCCGCCCAAGCATACGGCCGCTCGCAAAGTAGCTCAGAAGGGTTTTCTCAAGCCCAATATCGCCAAACTCGCACCGGAAATTGAGGTTCGTGCCAACAAAATTCTCGACAAGCTGGCGCCGGCTGGCGCTGCAGAGTTCATGGAGAGCTATTGTCTTGAATTGACCACTCAAACCTTGATGGCGCTCTTGGCGCTCCCTCCAGAAGATGAAGGTTTCATCCGCCAACTGCGAGACGATCATTTCCGGGTTCTCGCCAGTGGTCGCGAACCGATACCTGAACCGGAGCGTTCAACCGTCTGGCAGCGCTACGCAGCAGCACAACTTCATCTGCGCAAACTCGTCGACGAGCGACGGGAAAGTAAAGAGAGCGACATCATTTCCATTATGGCGAGCGCGCGCGAGTCTGATGGGTCGTATGCGCTTTCCAAAGAGCGCATCGCAATGCACCTGACGGAATTTGCTGCGGCGGGAACAGATACCACTGCTCAGGCGATGGCAAACGGGATCACGTTTTTATCTCAGCACCCGGATCAGCTGGCCGATGCACTTGCTGATGCCTCCCTGTGGCCGAAGGTCTTCGAAGAAACGGTTCGACGCAGGCCATCCGCTCCGTTCTCTTCGCGTGTTGCGACTAGGGACACCGAAGTGGCTGGGGTGAAAATCAAACAAGGAGATTTCGTGTGGCTTGCGTTGGTGAGCGCAAACACCGATCCGGCCGGCGTAGTCGACCCGATGGCTTTCAATATCCATCGCGAAGTGTTAGATGAGCAGAGCCACTACGCCTTCACCAAAGGACGCCACACATGCCTGGGTGCACCTCTTGGGCGCCTCCAGGGAACGATAGGCTTGCGCGTTGCCTATGAACGTCTGAAGTCGCTCAGGACCAAGCCTGATCAGGCACTGGACTTTCTGCCGCTGGCACTGCTGCCGATTCGTCGTTCCCTCCAAGTCCAATGGGATGCCGCATAA